One window of Nymphaea colorata isolate Beijing-Zhang1983 chromosome 1, ASM883128v2, whole genome shotgun sequence genomic DNA carries:
- the LOC116261925 gene encoding uncharacterized protein LOC116261925 isoform X3: MAFHVACPITCQRICFCTLGFPEPLRTEDGRRDFLEDVCRLEELLPDPWFLRAGCRRTVQVAVPRVNVGAGRSIEHGIGENGSLVAAGSANGEEALSLQMKRVAMQKKAVEASLAAEDYARRLEAGEVPDASGEASKEVMCRLCYSGENEGSDRAARMLSCRNCSKKYHRTCLKSWAQHRDLFDWSSWICPFCRSCEACRKIGDPKKFMFCKRCDRAYHSYCQHPPHKNVSSGPYLCPNHTRCHSCGSTVPGNGPSTRWFLSYTCCDACGRLFVKGNYCPVCLKVYRDSEPTPMVCCDVCQRWVHCQCDGISDEKYRQFQADTNLYYKCAACRGDCYQVKDIDDAIQELWKRRDLADRAQIASLRAAAGLTQDAVSISPYSDDEECHVTLSRNEGKPLKFSFKGLSNSKEQGKSCSKNVKQYKKITKKKDMQVQPHGTVNLHQNYGLLLEEKSLQDDMIYEKADNTNSERTEGGDFFVPVSPAIGAGNCTTNQVVEENMVNSDDRAPKSTQIRHTRLNSLGYEVNQKLSGQSETGKGKKLVIHLGSRNRIAADTPKLENSSGHREQDSSTVLGSKETSQQKLRLTYPSELHDRAVRLDDKQGANFDTTSPSKRLIRRSKESSLFKCKVESDSDLSNHKVDGERAIQASESQPVGKIHEKKAKIETFAVVESESASNNETVLWRKNSNTNAGGNNQNMPSPSPMTSKPFLKVKFKTLSLENRNSWVSQSEEETKNLIKGQRSKRKRPSLMLEKGSVTDDRSSNAFLCRDNPVDQEMDARILKKLGKDAVGKEVEVYEALDNSWLS, translated from the exons ATGGCATTCCATGTCGCTTGCCCTATTACATG TCAGCGCATCTGTTTCTGCACGCTTGGCTTCCCGGAGCCCCTTCGCACTGAAGATGGGAGGAGGGATTTCCTGGAAGATGTCTGCAGGCTTGAGGAGCTGCTCCCGGATCCGTGGTTCCTTCGCGCCGGATGTCGGCGGACCGTCCAGGTTGCTGTTCCCAGGGTCAACGTCGGGGCTGGGCGGTCGATCGAACATGGGATTGGCGAGAACGGGTCACTTGTCGCTGCTGGTTCTGCCAACGGGGAGGAGGCGCTGTCGCTGCAGATGAAGCGGGTTGCTATGCAGAAGAAGGCGGTTGAGGCATCGTTGGCTGCTGAAGATTACGCGCGGCGGCTCGAGGCTGGGGAAGTTCCT GATGCTTCTGGAGAAGCTTCTAAGGAAGTAATGTGTAGATTGTGCTATTCTGGTGAAAACGAAGGAAGTGATAGGGCTGCTAGAATGCTCTCATGCAGAAATTGCAGTAAAAAATACCACAGGACTTGCTTGAAAAGCTGGGCACAACATAGAG ACTTGTTTGACTGGAGTTCTTGGATTTGTCCATTTTGTCGCAGTTGTGAG GCATGTAGAAAAATTGGAGATCCTAAGAAGTTTATGTTCTGTAAGAGGTGTGACCGTGCTTACCATTCATACTGTCAGCATCCCCCACATAAA AATGTTTCTTCTGGTCCTTATTTGTGTCCAAACCATACGAGATGCCATAGCTGTGGATCTACAGTACCTGGGAATGGTCCCAGTACAAG ATGGTTCTTGAGCTATACTTGCTGTGATGCATGTGGGAGGCTGTTTGTGAAGGGAAATTATTGCCCAGTCTGCTTGAAG GTTTACAGGGATTCTGAACCAACACCCATGGTATGCTGTGATGTTTGCCAGCGCTGGGTGCATTGTCAGTGTGACGGTATCAG TGATGAGAAGTATCGGCAGTTCCAAGCAGATACTAACCTGTATTACAAATGTGCAGCATGCCGTGGAGATTGCTACCAA GTGAAAGACATTGATGATGCTATTCAAGAGCTTTGGAAGAGGAGAGATCTGGCTGATCGTGCTCAAATTGCTAGCCTGAGGGCAGCAGCTGGACTGACTCAGGACGCTGTATCAATTTCACCTTATTCTGATGATGAAGAATGCCATGTAACATTGTCCAGGAATGAAGGGAAAcctttgaaattttcttttaagggGTTATCTAATTCAAAAGAGCAAGGAAAGAGCTGCTCGAAGAACGTAAAGCaatataagaaaattacaaagaAGAAGGATATGCAGGTGCAGCCCCATGGAACGGTGAATTTGCATCAAAACTATGGCCTGTTACTGGAAGAAAAATCACTTCAGGATGATATGATCTATGAAAAGGCTGACAATACAAATTCTGAGAGGACAGAAGGGGGAGACTTTTTTGTGCCTGTTAGTCCTGCTATTGGTGCAGGAAACTGCACAACCAATCAAGTTGTTGaagaaaatatggtaaattCAGATGACAGGGCACCCAAGTCTACCCAAATCAGGCATACACGCTTAAATAGCTTGGGTTATGAAGTTAACCAAAAGCTCTCTGGTCAATCGGAAactgggaaaggaaaaaaattggtaaTTCATCTTGGTTCGAGAAACCGGATTGCAGCTGATACTCCGAAATTGGAAAACTCAAGTGGTCACAGAGAACAAGATTCTTCAACTGTACTTG GAAGCAAGGAAACCAGCCAACAAAAACTGAGGCTTACTTATCCATCTGAACTACATGATCGGGCAGTTAGGCTTGATGATAAGCAGG gtgctaacTTTGATACCACATCTCCGTCGAAGAGGTTAATACGGAGAAGCAAAGAAAGCAGTTTGTTCAAGTGTAAGGTTGAATCTGATTCTGACCTGTCAAACCATAAAGTGGATGGAGAAAGGGCTATACAAGCATCGGAATCTCAGCCAGTGGGTAAAATCCATGAGAAAAAGGCTAAAATAGAAACCTTTGCAGTAGTAGAGTCTGAGTCTGCTTCAAATAATGAGACCGTTTTATGGAGGAAAAACAGCAACACAAATGCTGGTGGAAACAATCAGAATATGCCATCTCCTTCTCCAATGACTTCAAAGCCTTTCCTGAAGGTGAAATTCAAAACATTGTCTCTCGAGAACCGTAATTCTTGGGTTTCCCAAAGTGAAGAGGAGACAAAGAACCTCATTAAAGGACAGAGATCAAAGAGGAAGAGGCCATCACTTATGCTGGAAAAAGGCAGTGTAACAGATGACCGGAGCTCTAATGCATTCTTGTGTCGAGATAATCCAGTGGATCAAGAAATGGATGCTAGGATACTTAAGAAATTAGGCAAGGATGCAGTTGGAAAAGAAGTCGAAGTTTATGAAGCATTGGATAATTCTTG GTTGTCATGA
- the LOC116261925 gene encoding uncharacterized protein LOC116261925 isoform X2 encodes MAFHVACPITCQRICFCTLGFPEPLRTEDGRRDFLEDVCRLEELLPDPWFLRAGCRRTVQVAVPRVNVGAGRSIEHGIGENGSLVAAGSANGEEALSLQMKRVAMQKKAVEASLAAEDYARRLEAGEVPDASGEASKEVMCRLCYSGENEGSDRAARMLSCRNCSKKYHRTCLKSWAQHRDLFDWSSWICPFCRSCEACRKIGDPKKFMFCKRCDRAYHSYCQHPPHKNVSSGPYLCPNHTRCHSCGSTVPGNGPSTRWFLSYTCCDACGRLFVKGNYCPVCLKVYRDSEPTPMVCCDVCQRWVHCQCDGISDEKYRQFQADTNLYYKCAACRGDCYQVKDIDDAIQELWKRRDLADRAQIASLRAAAGLTQDAVSISPYSDDEECHVTLSRNEGKPLKFSFKGLSNSKEQGKSCSKNVKQYKKITKKKDMQVQPHGTVNLHQNYGLLLEEKSLQDDMIYEKADNTNSERTEGGDFFVPVSPAIGAGNCTTNQVVEENMVNSDDRAPKSTQIRHTRLNSLGYEVNQKLSGQSETGKGKKLVIHLGSRNRIAADTPKLENSSGHREQDSSTVLGANFDTTSPSKRLIRRSKESSLFKCKVESDSDLSNHKVDGERAIQASESQPVGKIHEKKAKIETFAVVESESASNNETVLWRKNSNTNAGGNNQNMPSPSPMTSKPFLKVKFKTLSLENRNSWVSQSEEETKNLIKGQRSKRKRPSLMLEKGSVTDDRSSNAFLCRDNPVDQEMDARILKKLGKDAVGKEVEVYEALDNSWHRGVVIGTVQGTSALSVSLDDGRDVTLEFGKHQVRFISQKPKLSKR; translated from the exons ATGGCATTCCATGTCGCTTGCCCTATTACATG TCAGCGCATCTGTTTCTGCACGCTTGGCTTCCCGGAGCCCCTTCGCACTGAAGATGGGAGGAGGGATTTCCTGGAAGATGTCTGCAGGCTTGAGGAGCTGCTCCCGGATCCGTGGTTCCTTCGCGCCGGATGTCGGCGGACCGTCCAGGTTGCTGTTCCCAGGGTCAACGTCGGGGCTGGGCGGTCGATCGAACATGGGATTGGCGAGAACGGGTCACTTGTCGCTGCTGGTTCTGCCAACGGGGAGGAGGCGCTGTCGCTGCAGATGAAGCGGGTTGCTATGCAGAAGAAGGCGGTTGAGGCATCGTTGGCTGCTGAAGATTACGCGCGGCGGCTCGAGGCTGGGGAAGTTCCT GATGCTTCTGGAGAAGCTTCTAAGGAAGTAATGTGTAGATTGTGCTATTCTGGTGAAAACGAAGGAAGTGATAGGGCTGCTAGAATGCTCTCATGCAGAAATTGCAGTAAAAAATACCACAGGACTTGCTTGAAAAGCTGGGCACAACATAGAG ACTTGTTTGACTGGAGTTCTTGGATTTGTCCATTTTGTCGCAGTTGTGAG GCATGTAGAAAAATTGGAGATCCTAAGAAGTTTATGTTCTGTAAGAGGTGTGACCGTGCTTACCATTCATACTGTCAGCATCCCCCACATAAA AATGTTTCTTCTGGTCCTTATTTGTGTCCAAACCATACGAGATGCCATAGCTGTGGATCTACAGTACCTGGGAATGGTCCCAGTACAAG ATGGTTCTTGAGCTATACTTGCTGTGATGCATGTGGGAGGCTGTTTGTGAAGGGAAATTATTGCCCAGTCTGCTTGAAG GTTTACAGGGATTCTGAACCAACACCCATGGTATGCTGTGATGTTTGCCAGCGCTGGGTGCATTGTCAGTGTGACGGTATCAG TGATGAGAAGTATCGGCAGTTCCAAGCAGATACTAACCTGTATTACAAATGTGCAGCATGCCGTGGAGATTGCTACCAA GTGAAAGACATTGATGATGCTATTCAAGAGCTTTGGAAGAGGAGAGATCTGGCTGATCGTGCTCAAATTGCTAGCCTGAGGGCAGCAGCTGGACTGACTCAGGACGCTGTATCAATTTCACCTTATTCTGATGATGAAGAATGCCATGTAACATTGTCCAGGAATGAAGGGAAAcctttgaaattttcttttaagggGTTATCTAATTCAAAAGAGCAAGGAAAGAGCTGCTCGAAGAACGTAAAGCaatataagaaaattacaaagaAGAAGGATATGCAGGTGCAGCCCCATGGAACGGTGAATTTGCATCAAAACTATGGCCTGTTACTGGAAGAAAAATCACTTCAGGATGATATGATCTATGAAAAGGCTGACAATACAAATTCTGAGAGGACAGAAGGGGGAGACTTTTTTGTGCCTGTTAGTCCTGCTATTGGTGCAGGAAACTGCACAACCAATCAAGTTGTTGaagaaaatatggtaaattCAGATGACAGGGCACCCAAGTCTACCCAAATCAGGCATACACGCTTAAATAGCTTGGGTTATGAAGTTAACCAAAAGCTCTCTGGTCAATCGGAAactgggaaaggaaaaaaattggtaaTTCATCTTGGTTCGAGAAACCGGATTGCAGCTGATACTCCGAAATTGGAAAACTCAAGTGGTCACAGAGAACAAGATTCTTCAACTGTACTTG gtgctaacTTTGATACCACATCTCCGTCGAAGAGGTTAATACGGAGAAGCAAAGAAAGCAGTTTGTTCAAGTGTAAGGTTGAATCTGATTCTGACCTGTCAAACCATAAAGTGGATGGAGAAAGGGCTATACAAGCATCGGAATCTCAGCCAGTGGGTAAAATCCATGAGAAAAAGGCTAAAATAGAAACCTTTGCAGTAGTAGAGTCTGAGTCTGCTTCAAATAATGAGACCGTTTTATGGAGGAAAAACAGCAACACAAATGCTGGTGGAAACAATCAGAATATGCCATCTCCTTCTCCAATGACTTCAAAGCCTTTCCTGAAGGTGAAATTCAAAACATTGTCTCTCGAGAACCGTAATTCTTGGGTTTCCCAAAGTGAAGAGGAGACAAAGAACCTCATTAAAGGACAGAGATCAAAGAGGAAGAGGCCATCACTTATGCTGGAAAAAGGCAGTGTAACAGATGACCGGAGCTCTAATGCATTCTTGTGTCGAGATAATCCAGTGGATCAAGAAATGGATGCTAGGATACTTAAGAAATTAGGCAAGGATGCAGTTGGAAAAGAAGTCGAAGTTTATGAAGCATTGGATAATTCTTG GCACAGAGGTGTGGTCATTGGTACTGTTCAAGGAACATCAGCACTTTCGGTATCTCTGGATGATGGCAGAGATGTGACCTTAGAATTCGGCAAGCATCAGGTACGGTTCATTTCTCAAAAACCAAAGCtctcaaagaggtga
- the LOC116261925 gene encoding uncharacterized protein LOC116261925 isoform X1, translating into MAFHVACPITCQRICFCTLGFPEPLRTEDGRRDFLEDVCRLEELLPDPWFLRAGCRRTVQVAVPRVNVGAGRSIEHGIGENGSLVAAGSANGEEALSLQMKRVAMQKKAVEASLAAEDYARRLEAGEVPDASGEASKEVMCRLCYSGENEGSDRAARMLSCRNCSKKYHRTCLKSWAQHRDLFDWSSWICPFCRSCEACRKIGDPKKFMFCKRCDRAYHSYCQHPPHKNVSSGPYLCPNHTRCHSCGSTVPGNGPSTRWFLSYTCCDACGRLFVKGNYCPVCLKVYRDSEPTPMVCCDVCQRWVHCQCDGISDEKYRQFQADTNLYYKCAACRGDCYQVKDIDDAIQELWKRRDLADRAQIASLRAAAGLTQDAVSISPYSDDEECHVTLSRNEGKPLKFSFKGLSNSKEQGKSCSKNVKQYKKITKKKDMQVQPHGTVNLHQNYGLLLEEKSLQDDMIYEKADNTNSERTEGGDFFVPVSPAIGAGNCTTNQVVEENMVNSDDRAPKSTQIRHTRLNSLGYEVNQKLSGQSETGKGKKLVIHLGSRNRIAADTPKLENSSGHREQDSSTVLGSKETSQQKLRLTYPSELHDRAVRLDDKQGANFDTTSPSKRLIRRSKESSLFKCKVESDSDLSNHKVDGERAIQASESQPVGKIHEKKAKIETFAVVESESASNNETVLWRKNSNTNAGGNNQNMPSPSPMTSKPFLKVKFKTLSLENRNSWVSQSEEETKNLIKGQRSKRKRPSLMLEKGSVTDDRSSNAFLCRDNPVDQEMDARILKKLGKDAVGKEVEVYEALDNSWHRGVVIGTVQGTSALSVSLDDGRDVTLEFGKHQVRFISQKPKLSKR; encoded by the exons ATGGCATTCCATGTCGCTTGCCCTATTACATG TCAGCGCATCTGTTTCTGCACGCTTGGCTTCCCGGAGCCCCTTCGCACTGAAGATGGGAGGAGGGATTTCCTGGAAGATGTCTGCAGGCTTGAGGAGCTGCTCCCGGATCCGTGGTTCCTTCGCGCCGGATGTCGGCGGACCGTCCAGGTTGCTGTTCCCAGGGTCAACGTCGGGGCTGGGCGGTCGATCGAACATGGGATTGGCGAGAACGGGTCACTTGTCGCTGCTGGTTCTGCCAACGGGGAGGAGGCGCTGTCGCTGCAGATGAAGCGGGTTGCTATGCAGAAGAAGGCGGTTGAGGCATCGTTGGCTGCTGAAGATTACGCGCGGCGGCTCGAGGCTGGGGAAGTTCCT GATGCTTCTGGAGAAGCTTCTAAGGAAGTAATGTGTAGATTGTGCTATTCTGGTGAAAACGAAGGAAGTGATAGGGCTGCTAGAATGCTCTCATGCAGAAATTGCAGTAAAAAATACCACAGGACTTGCTTGAAAAGCTGGGCACAACATAGAG ACTTGTTTGACTGGAGTTCTTGGATTTGTCCATTTTGTCGCAGTTGTGAG GCATGTAGAAAAATTGGAGATCCTAAGAAGTTTATGTTCTGTAAGAGGTGTGACCGTGCTTACCATTCATACTGTCAGCATCCCCCACATAAA AATGTTTCTTCTGGTCCTTATTTGTGTCCAAACCATACGAGATGCCATAGCTGTGGATCTACAGTACCTGGGAATGGTCCCAGTACAAG ATGGTTCTTGAGCTATACTTGCTGTGATGCATGTGGGAGGCTGTTTGTGAAGGGAAATTATTGCCCAGTCTGCTTGAAG GTTTACAGGGATTCTGAACCAACACCCATGGTATGCTGTGATGTTTGCCAGCGCTGGGTGCATTGTCAGTGTGACGGTATCAG TGATGAGAAGTATCGGCAGTTCCAAGCAGATACTAACCTGTATTACAAATGTGCAGCATGCCGTGGAGATTGCTACCAA GTGAAAGACATTGATGATGCTATTCAAGAGCTTTGGAAGAGGAGAGATCTGGCTGATCGTGCTCAAATTGCTAGCCTGAGGGCAGCAGCTGGACTGACTCAGGACGCTGTATCAATTTCACCTTATTCTGATGATGAAGAATGCCATGTAACATTGTCCAGGAATGAAGGGAAAcctttgaaattttcttttaagggGTTATCTAATTCAAAAGAGCAAGGAAAGAGCTGCTCGAAGAACGTAAAGCaatataagaaaattacaaagaAGAAGGATATGCAGGTGCAGCCCCATGGAACGGTGAATTTGCATCAAAACTATGGCCTGTTACTGGAAGAAAAATCACTTCAGGATGATATGATCTATGAAAAGGCTGACAATACAAATTCTGAGAGGACAGAAGGGGGAGACTTTTTTGTGCCTGTTAGTCCTGCTATTGGTGCAGGAAACTGCACAACCAATCAAGTTGTTGaagaaaatatggtaaattCAGATGACAGGGCACCCAAGTCTACCCAAATCAGGCATACACGCTTAAATAGCTTGGGTTATGAAGTTAACCAAAAGCTCTCTGGTCAATCGGAAactgggaaaggaaaaaaattggtaaTTCATCTTGGTTCGAGAAACCGGATTGCAGCTGATACTCCGAAATTGGAAAACTCAAGTGGTCACAGAGAACAAGATTCTTCAACTGTACTTG GAAGCAAGGAAACCAGCCAACAAAAACTGAGGCTTACTTATCCATCTGAACTACATGATCGGGCAGTTAGGCTTGATGATAAGCAGG gtgctaacTTTGATACCACATCTCCGTCGAAGAGGTTAATACGGAGAAGCAAAGAAAGCAGTTTGTTCAAGTGTAAGGTTGAATCTGATTCTGACCTGTCAAACCATAAAGTGGATGGAGAAAGGGCTATACAAGCATCGGAATCTCAGCCAGTGGGTAAAATCCATGAGAAAAAGGCTAAAATAGAAACCTTTGCAGTAGTAGAGTCTGAGTCTGCTTCAAATAATGAGACCGTTTTATGGAGGAAAAACAGCAACACAAATGCTGGTGGAAACAATCAGAATATGCCATCTCCTTCTCCAATGACTTCAAAGCCTTTCCTGAAGGTGAAATTCAAAACATTGTCTCTCGAGAACCGTAATTCTTGGGTTTCCCAAAGTGAAGAGGAGACAAAGAACCTCATTAAAGGACAGAGATCAAAGAGGAAGAGGCCATCACTTATGCTGGAAAAAGGCAGTGTAACAGATGACCGGAGCTCTAATGCATTCTTGTGTCGAGATAATCCAGTGGATCAAGAAATGGATGCTAGGATACTTAAGAAATTAGGCAAGGATGCAGTTGGAAAAGAAGTCGAAGTTTATGAAGCATTGGATAATTCTTG GCACAGAGGTGTGGTCATTGGTACTGTTCAAGGAACATCAGCACTTTCGGTATCTCTGGATGATGGCAGAGATGTGACCTTAGAATTCGGCAAGCATCAGGTACGGTTCATTTCTCAAAAACCAAAGCtctcaaagaggtga